The Acetomicrobium flavidum genome window below encodes:
- the fliQ gene encoding flagellar biosynthesis protein FliQ gives MRKLSVSDVFQQAIWIILLSSMPVLLVTMVIGLLIGILQTATSIQEQTLVFIPKILAVFLLLFLLGPWMFGHVSEFARYLFGNMANLVP, from the coding sequence GTGAGGAAGTTGTCGGTAAGCGATGTATTTCAACAAGCCATATGGATAATCTTGTTATCAAGCATGCCGGTTCTGCTCGTGACCATGGTTATAGGATTGTTAATAGGGATACTCCAGACGGCCACCTCCATTCAGGAGCAGACTTTAGTGTTCATACCAAAAATTCTTGCGGTATTTTTGCTGCTTTTCTTGCTCGGTCCATGGATGTTTGGTCACGTCAGCGAGTTTGCAAGATATTTGTTCGGAAATATGGCTAACTTGGTGCCATGA
- the fliR gene encoding flagellar biosynthetic protein FliR yields the protein MNFQEPLVQYLFVIFLSSLRFLGMTIASPAFSPPSYPVPLKFLLVLLLSLIVAPMLNVSDLNTLFESNIILLILAAVREFFIGIGIGFLASLPLYAFQVAGGFLGIQMGLGMVNIMDPFSEAQVSILGQLKFMLALWFYLRWNGHLLLFQSLVQSFKLLPLGVWKWSWAIDPGFGKWLAQVFYLALKISLPFAGAMVLADIGLGFVARTVPQMNVFVLGFSLKILLGMLILMFMVPLLVDILQAEIGKAIVFGLEGVLIWR from the coding sequence ATGAATTTTCAGGAGCCTCTCGTACAATATTTATTTGTTATTTTTCTTAGCTCGTTAAGGTTTCTTGGAATGACCATTGCATCTCCGGCCTTTAGTCCGCCATCCTATCCTGTGCCTTTGAAGTTTTTGTTGGTTTTATTGCTTTCCCTCATAGTTGCTCCAATGCTTAACGTTTCCGATCTTAATACCTTGTTTGAGAGCAATATAATATTGCTGATCCTAGCGGCCGTCAGGGAATTTTTTATAGGCATTGGGATTGGATTTCTTGCATCTCTGCCGCTTTATGCATTTCAGGTTGCCGGGGGCTTTTTGGGAATTCAGATGGGGCTGGGAATGGTCAACATAATGGACCCCTTCTCCGAAGCCCAGGTTTCGATTTTGGGTCAACTCAAGTTTATGCTGGCGTTGTGGTTCTACTTGAGATGGAATGGCCATCTTTTGTTATTTCAGAGCTTAGTGCAAAGTTTTAAATTACTTCCCCTGGGAGTATGGAAATGGTCGTGGGCCATAGATCCGGGATTTGGCAAATGGCTGGCTCAAGTATTTTATCTGGCGCTTAAGATATCCCTGCCCTTTGCAGGGGCCATGGTGTTGGCAGATATAGGGCTTGGCTTTGTCGCAAGGACCGTGCCGCAGATGAACGTCTTCGTTTTGGGCTTTTCATTGAAGATATTGCTCGGGATGCTAATTTTGATGTTCATGGTACCATTGTTGGTGGATATACTTCAGGCCGAGATTGGTAAAGCGATAGTCTTTGGTTTGGAAGGTGTGTTGATTTGGCGGTAA